The genomic stretch TCTTTCGGGTATCACCGATGCTGTGTTTGCTCTAGTAGCTTTTCCTTTGTCGATTGAGTTATGATCAAACAGATACTTAATAGGCTCCCGAGGAAGCCCAAGTCATCTGAGCATCGTGTGGGAGGATCCTCTACCTCTAATTCAAATGCTTCCACCGGTTCAAGAGGCAACTCTATATCAAGTAACAAGTACGCGAGCTCGAGTACTACATCTTTTTCGAGCGCTAATTCTACTCCAAACTTTGGAGTAAATGTGACTTCAAGGCTTAatgggaactcattggcttctCCATATGAGGCATTGCCTAGTTTCAAAGATGTCCCGAATGCAGAGAAGCAGAATTTGTTGATAAAAAAGTTGAACTTGTGTTGTGTTGTCTTTGACTTCAATGACCCAACGAAGAACATCAAGGAAAAGGAGATTAAGCGACAGACATTGGTAGAGCTTGTGGATTACATTGCTTCTGCTAATGGGAAATTCTCAGAAACTGTCATGCAAGAAATCGTAAAGATGGTGAGCATAAATTTATTTAGAACACTCACTTCTACACCCCTTGAAAACAAAGCATTAGAGGCCTTTGACTTAGAAGAGGAAGAGCCTTCAATGGACCCAGCATGGCCGCACTTGCAAATTGTGTATGAATTCTTCCTGAGGTTTGTGGCATCACCTGAGACGGATGCAAAGTTGGCTAAGAGATACATAGATCACTCCTTTGTTCTCAGGTTGCTAGGTCTTTTTGATTCAGAGGACCACAGAGAGAGGGATTACTTGAAAACAGTTCTGCACCGCATCTATGGGAAATTTATGGTGTACCGCCCGTTCATCCGGAAAGCAATCAACAACATCttctatcattttatttttgaaactgaaaaGCATAATGGGATTGCAGAGCTGTTAGAGATTTTGGGAAGTATAATAAACGGTTTTGCTCTGCCCCTGAAAGAAGAGCACAAACTCTTTCTTGTTCGAGTGCTTATTCCACTTCACAAACCAAAATGCATACCCTTGTACCACCAGCAGTTATCGTACTGCATTACTCAATTTGTGGAGAAAGACTGCAAACTTGCTGATACAATAATTCGTGGTTTACTCAAATATTGGCCAATTACAAATAGTTCTAAGGAGGTCATGTTCTTAGGTGAACTGGAAGAAGTTTTAGAAGCAACTCAGCCTGCAGAGTTCCAGCGCTGCATGGTGCCGCTGTTTCGCCAAATTGGTCGTTGCTTGAGCAGTTCACATTTTCAGGTGGGCAGCCTCTCCACTTTCATCTGTTTTCTTCTTGCTAGTTTCCTATTTTCTGTACAGGCCTGTGTTAACCTTTGTTATTTCAAGCATAGCAGTATGTCTGTTGAGTTATAtgctttttcattttgtttgtatCCTCTGTGGAATCTTTTCAAAGCTTACAAATTATGGTACCATGGAGAaagtaatattttaatgaactttTGTTGGTATATTTCTTTGTGAAGATGCACCTTaggcatttcaaaatttaaaatcgtAGATCTTAAGATGCTGTTTTGAGTTACTCTTGCAATATTCTGGTCTGTTCTGGAATCTATTAAGTTTCttgtaattaaaaatgaaaCCCGTAGAGTAACAAGTTGGTCGGTATCTTTGAAAGGAAATTTCTGGTCATAGCTAAGTCAGTTATGGAACGATCTACGGGCCTTATCTTATGTAGAAGAAAACGTGATTTTGGTTTTCAACTGCATTGAAACAAAATGGAAACCGATATTTTCCTTAATTTATTTCTGTACTTTAGATTTACGATTTCTTTAACATGGGTTCATGATAGTTTGTTTGTGTACTCTAGATTTGCTCTGTCTGCTCTAAGCTCTCTTGCTCAATCTCATATATCGAGTTCGTGCTTCATTTGCAGGTGGCAGAGAGAGCTCTGTTCTTATGGAATAATGATCACATTGCGAACCTAATCAAACAGAACCGCCATGTCCTACTGCCAATCATATTCCCTTCATTGGAGAAAAATGCAAGAAACCACTGGAACCAGGCAGTACAGAGCCTGACACTAAACGTCCGTAAGATTTTCTCTGATATTGACCCTGAGCTTTTTGAGGAATGCTTGCTCAAATTCCAGGAAGATGAAGCACAAGAGACTGTAAATGGTTTGAAACGTGAAAATACTTGGAAACGTTTGGAAGAGATTGCTGCAAAGAATGCTACGAGCAATGAAGCAGTGCTTGTGTCCCCCAAAGGAGCCACCGGCAAACCTTCTGGCTTGGAACTTTGAGATACCCCGTGATGTGATTACAGTGGTTTCGATGTTCAAATTATTATGCAGTCGATAAACTGACGTTGCTGTATAAGTTCTGAGATGTCAATCTTCTTGTTGTTGGCTCCTCCCCTACATGCAGAAATTTGGGTTGTCCGGTGATCAAGTCACAGAGCATACACTTATGGCTGCTCAATCTGGCATACAGTTAGCCCCCTTTCGGCTTTCCATATCGGGATGTTGGGCTGTACATATCGGATTGGGTGTAGAAGAACAACGGGGGTGCTGCTGCCACAACACAAGCATGGTCTCGGCAGGTGTGGCGAGTAAAGCTGATCCTTCGTCGTCGGGGTTCTAAAGTTTACAAAAAAGCTTGAAATTGACGTATCAGTGGTTACATATTTTGGGGTTTGGTTTAATAGAGACATCCTCTTCCTCAATCTTCGTTTACTTGTATTGTATGTATCATCATCAATTCATCATCGTCAAACTATGTTGCTTTTGTAAAATGTATCCATCCCTGTAACGCCTAAATTCCGGAGTTCAGTCCGAGCATGATTGGTTTGGAATACCATCATCCTAACAACTCGGAGGTGGAACAGTGCATGATTGGTTTGGAGAGAAAAGATAAGGAGACcctctcaaaagtgagactaTCCCGAGATTCTCTGTCACTTCATGTTTTTGGTACAATGTTATATAATATTGGCATGAGCATAGACATTAAACTGTGAGGTGTCAGAGAGTCCATAAAGAGTCACAGtttgagagtctccttagcgTTACTGTCATCCTGACATCTCGGTGATGGGACATGCATGATTGGTTTGAAATATTGTCATCCTAACAATGGGGGCGGGATAGTGCCTAATTGGTCTGAAATACCATCATCCTAACATTTCGGGAGCGAGATAGTGCATGATTAGTTTGAAATAACGTTATCTTGACTGCTCTGTGGCCCACTTGATTGCACCTGGTTTGAACAATAATTCATGTTTGATTCCAATTATTAATGGCCTATCTGTAGCTGACGAGGATATACTAATTGGTCCAATTACACACTTGGAAACAAATTGAATGAAAAGGAAATGGGAggatgatttgattattttatgtTCTGAACTAAAAAACTGATTGAAGTTACTCGTCAAATGACGCAGATGAAGAGGAGAAAGATGGAGTGATTATGAAAAGTGAGAGAGACTCCTACCTTATCTCTTCAATTTTCATAGTCAAATCATGATTATCCACTTGTTTACTTCTTTTTACCAATCCAAAACAGGATTTGGGACTTGTTTAGAAGTGtctttaaaatgattgaaatcgtTTTTGGTGAAAGTGTTTATGTGTTCCAAAAgcatcagttatgtgcttcttataggaagcacttaaagtgttttttcaagattcacatgcatttttacTGATGATTGGTTCCAAAAGTGCTCTCATTAAAATCGTTTttgatcattttaaaagcactttcaaaacAAAACGTTAAACTTTGAAATCTCTTTcgatattagaaaaaaaaaaaaagtattgtaGACTAAGAATTAGCTGGTTGTCTAAGTAATTTCACATTTTCATATTTATAAATGAGTTGTTATTAGtactttaaaatatttatttacaatAAAGAGAATAGTATGGCGATTATTTTAATCATGTGTTGAGGAGGAGGGCGGGACAACTATTTTGGAGCATCAATTACACTCATAGTCACCatttaattcaatatattaaaTCCCACactaaagtaaaaaaatttagatttttaatgATCTTAGCTTCAATGAAGAGATGAACTTTATTATActcattattaatttatttattttactatCGTTATTTAAGAAATGTGGTTTAAATAGCAAATTCTTAAATAAATGTTATAATTGAGAAATAAACAACTTCCGAACTAAGTAATGGGGTTGTCAAATTaagatgttaaattttatttttatagatgATGCAACAAAATAACATTTTGTAAAGTCTCATATTCCAGCTCAAcgtcaaattaaaataatttttattattattataaaatcaAGTAGGtcataatttaataataaaataattaataagcaaagaaaaataaaacatatatacattaaaataaaataaaataaattttaacgtttcttcaaatttgacagcaaaataaaaaatgtcaaTTAATATACGATTTTAATATCTCCGCTAAAACCaaaaaaccaatttttttttgtcaaaacagtcGACGTAAGATTTTTTACATCTTATGTAATTGTTGTACTCCACAATCAAGTGGTTTGGCGTACACTTAAAAATGCAGCAAGTACCTCCATCATAGCGTGCAGATGAAACACTTGATAATTCCTCTTgctaataaatatttttctcttttaaaacAAAGAAGTCAGAATCCAGAATTCtccttgaaaataaaataaattggaaatcataaaaaattgagaaaaataaaaaatgataaaatttgaCCAAGCCAGCCGCAGCCATCCGAGAGACGCCATTGAAGCCATTAAAATTCAGATtgaagctctctctctctctctccgattACAAAACCCTAATCCCATGTGAATCCAATTTCACTGGGGAGATTGATTTACCCTTAATCTCAATCCTTAATCCGCCATGAATTTACGCTAACACCCAGAAAATCCCACCCCCCATTTCTCATTTTTCCAGTCTCTGCAAATCCAAcaatttgtagagagagagagagagagaaatgccAAGCGTAGCTGTGCAGCTCTACAGCGTGTTCTTCAAGTTCCTCTTGAAGCACCGTTTGCAGAACCGGATCCAAAACCAACCCGACGAGTTCAACCCTTTTGGCGTCACCTCCCGACCCGAAGAAACCATCGCCGCACCCAATCCGGTATTTGACGACGGCGTCGCCACCAAGGACATCCACATCGACCCCCTCACTTCTCTTTCTATCCGAATCTTCCTCCCCGAGTCCGCCCTCGCCCCACCCGAACCCGCTTCCAAGCCTAGGGTTATCGCCGCACCGAAGCGATCCGATCTCAATAACGGGCCCGACCGAGCCGATCCGGTCCGGCAGAGCCTTAACAATTTACCGGCCACCCCTTCTCGGCGCAACAGCTATGGCAATCCGGCGGTGTCCAATTTGGCGAAAAGTGAGCAGAGACGGAACAGTTATGGGTGTAGCAATGACATGGAGGGATTGAATTTGATGGCCAATGCCGGCGCCGGAGTGTACAGAGGCTACTCGCCGGGCAAT from Pyrus communis chromosome 7, drPyrComm1.1, whole genome shotgun sequence encodes the following:
- the LOC137738939 gene encoding serine/threonine protein phosphatase 2A 57 kDa regulatory subunit B' theta isoform-like → MIKQILNRLPRKPKSSEHRVGGSSTSNSNASTGSRGNSISSNKYASSSTTSFSSANSTPNFGVNVTSRLNGNSLASPYEALPSFKDVPNAEKQNLLIKKLNLCCVVFDFNDPTKNIKEKEIKRQTLVELVDYIASANGKFSETVMQEIVKMVSINLFRTLTSTPLENKALEAFDLEEEEPSMDPAWPHLQIVYEFFLRFVASPETDAKLAKRYIDHSFVLRLLGLFDSEDHRERDYLKTVLHRIYGKFMVYRPFIRKAINNIFYHFIFETEKHNGIAELLEILGSIINGFALPLKEEHKLFLVRVLIPLHKPKCIPLYHQQLSYCITQFVEKDCKLADTIIRGLLKYWPITNSSKEVMFLGELEEVLEATQPAEFQRCMVPLFRQIGRCLSSSHFQVAERALFLWNNDHIANLIKQNRHVLLPIIFPSLEKNARNHWNQAVQSLTLNVRKIFSDIDPELFEECLLKFQEDEAQETVNGLKRENTWKRLEEIAAKNATSNEAVLVSPKGATGKPSGLEL